Proteins from a genomic interval of Pseudomonas anuradhapurensis:
- a CDS encoding trifunctional serine/threonine-protein kinase/ATP-binding protein/sensor histidine kinase: MLDERLAHRPIDYDQSIDEGWLNRCEISALGQEGELSYFRLRDPATHQAWIAVRAPLEAPTACQRLERDYRLQLDPQWAVIPSAFVRSAEGPLLVYPAGRSVADLIAEGPVALTPFLDIAVNAAHALALAHERNVLHGALQPEHVCLRAQQRVRLGFFRADPAQRISEQGTPPGNWAYLAPEQVCPHGSSSDRRSDIYALGAILYQLLLGELPLAGRDTQHWRQLHAGVQPRAACDVNSDVPHPLSLILAKALAKEPDARYQSARALAVDLAHCQRQWAATQAIAPFTPGCADPVAPSRARLYGRSAEQQAIALLLKAMRRDSKPQVLLVNGAAGMGKSSLVEAALKADVEGYRAVGKCNSLAQAVPYTPWVEILGALTTQLLATNSQDLDTLRREILRRIKGHGRLLGKLAPDLQLILGPLPQLPAKLTRLALHKELHAIVEFLQVFSRPGQPLVLFFDDLQWADDASRQLLAQLLADAPDNLLLIFARCNDACASSAPLAIPAALRSTTLSLQPLAVEAVTELIGERYHVATADALPLAERVHDKTAGNPFFINQILKAMVEDQLFTFDTQAMRWSWSLQAVARHCYADNVADLMVQRLARLPAAQRELLRVASAAGSRCDERLLRQVLAQPPGEPLKALIGAGFLQPGQNGLSFTHDRVMEAAYALTAEHERPSLHARIALAMRKAWPEYLHEVLFELASQLQRASPCGFAADDCEAFLQLLREAAARARDGGAFEQAADYLHTAEQLLHHCASRESRATHGFAIACMATECDIQLSRTGTAEARLTECRQRARSLLDQARACRLQALLQTLRGDYQAAIDSALSGLDLLGMSPVRGVDWQQVEASHAQVQALVEQQGRHCLESLPRTDSEEVTVAISLLATLSSSFFVKDDICFLHLAKLMEISLLHGVAPGSTYGMAWYGVMIAERFGAYHDGHACCLAALKLIERHGFEADLTSVLLALDQVSAWTSPMEFARRTALDAVDSARLSGDLAMSCYACNHLVSDSLFMGRYLPEVIDEVAQGLATVRRHGYRDVEQILQAQQAVVATLSGMPCPASASPSKSPTTRFFQHLFSGMGAFYMGNIAQAMRNLALAADNAWAAPAHINLADYHLFRGLALGSPEAPGCLADKLRELQAVRERFSRWAGFNPATFRNKLLLVEGVIAKLEGDGLAAIRCFDQAQIAATAAGFIHEQALAHEQLAEVCIPSGLISGANLHLRIARDCFHIWGATGKVHQLETLHPFLRTQPIQETYRATQQAKLDLEAGIEAARALSEEVLLEGLIETLMGHLTQHSGADHGVLLIVSGAEFQMAALAYIDDDGLHVSMDNCQKFMTQAPLSVINATMRTRKPLVLNDALSDCPEAFRQQLQARNARSVLCLPLVIQGVLIGLVYLENRLVPNLFGSQRLAMLEILASQAAVSLQTAKFYTRLAEDNQTRAQMEAELRRSRAELARSAHLQVMNELSASIAHEISQPLLGIASNAAASLRWLKRAKPDLEEAIAGLEDIRNDSERAANIVRALRALAKQSPMQLKAVKLDELIREVVRLTSADATRSRVDVQTQLQAGVCVMADPVQLQQLVFNLITNALEALAGYRSDGLLRIASALVEDGVEICVDDNGPGIAADERERVFDAFHTTKTGGMGMGLAICSSVAQAHGGQLQALVSQLGGCRIRFTLPVNPS, from the coding sequence ATGCTCGATGAACGCCTTGCCCACAGGCCCATCGATTACGACCAGTCAATCGATGAGGGCTGGCTGAACCGATGCGAGATCAGCGCACTGGGCCAGGAAGGTGAGCTCAGTTACTTCCGCCTGCGCGACCCGGCTACCCACCAGGCCTGGATTGCGGTGCGCGCCCCGCTCGAGGCCCCCACTGCCTGCCAGCGCCTGGAACGTGACTACCGCCTGCAACTGGACCCGCAGTGGGCGGTGATCCCGTCGGCATTCGTGCGCTCGGCCGAAGGCCCGTTGCTGGTGTATCCGGCTGGCCGCTCAGTCGCCGACCTGATCGCTGAAGGCCCCGTGGCGCTGACGCCGTTTCTCGACATCGCAGTGAATGCGGCGCATGCACTGGCGCTGGCGCACGAACGCAATGTACTGCACGGTGCGCTGCAGCCCGAGCATGTGTGCCTGCGTGCCCAGCAGCGGGTGCGGCTGGGCTTCTTTCGCGCCGACCCGGCACAGCGGATCAGCGAACAGGGTACCCCGCCCGGCAACTGGGCCTACCTGGCACCCGAACAGGTTTGCCCGCACGGTAGCAGCAGCGACCGCCGCAGTGACATCTATGCCCTGGGCGCAATCCTCTACCAGCTATTGCTGGGCGAGCTGCCGCTGGCCGGGCGCGACACCCAGCACTGGCGCCAGCTGCATGCCGGCGTACAGCCGCGAGCGGCCTGCGATGTGAACAGCGACGTGCCACACCCCCTCAGCCTGATCCTGGCCAAGGCCTTGGCCAAAGAGCCGGACGCCCGTTACCAGAGCGCGCGCGCCCTTGCAGTGGACCTGGCTCACTGCCAGCGGCAGTGGGCAGCCACGCAAGCCATAGCGCCCTTCACTCCAGGCTGCGCCGACCCGGTCGCACCCAGCCGCGCACGCCTGTATGGTCGCAGCGCCGAACAGCAAGCCATCGCCCTGCTGCTCAAGGCCATGCGCCGCGACAGCAAGCCACAGGTACTGCTCGTCAACGGTGCTGCCGGCATGGGCAAGTCGAGCCTGGTCGAAGCCGCACTCAAGGCCGACGTCGAGGGCTACCGGGCCGTCGGCAAATGCAACAGCCTGGCCCAGGCCGTGCCCTACACGCCCTGGGTGGAAATCCTCGGTGCGCTGACCACCCAGTTGCTGGCCACCAACAGCCAGGACCTCGACACCCTGCGTCGCGAGATCCTGCGCCGCATCAAAGGCCATGGCCGCCTGCTCGGCAAACTGGCGCCGGATTTGCAACTCATCCTCGGCCCGCTGCCCCAACTACCGGCCAAGCTCACGCGCCTTGCGCTGCACAAGGAATTGCACGCGATCGTCGAATTCCTGCAGGTGTTCAGCCGCCCTGGGCAACCGCTGGTGTTGTTCTTCGACGACCTGCAATGGGCCGACGACGCCAGCCGGCAACTGCTGGCCCAACTGCTGGCTGACGCGCCCGATAACCTGTTGCTGATTTTCGCCCGCTGCAACGACGCGTGCGCCAGCAGCGCGCCGCTGGCCATACCCGCAGCGCTGCGCAGCACCACGCTGAGCCTGCAGCCGTTGGCTGTGGAGGCGGTGACCGAGCTGATTGGCGAGCGCTACCACGTCGCCACCGCGGACGCGTTGCCGCTGGCCGAACGGGTGCACGACAAGACCGCCGGCAATCCGTTCTTCATCAACCAGATCCTCAAGGCCATGGTCGAAGACCAGCTGTTCACCTTCGACACCCAGGCCATGCGCTGGTCGTGGTCCCTGCAGGCCGTGGCCCGACACTGCTACGCCGACAATGTCGCCGACCTGATGGTGCAGCGCCTGGCGCGCCTGCCGGCAGCGCAACGCGAGCTGTTGCGGGTCGCCAGCGCGGCGGGCAGCCGCTGCGATGAACGCCTGCTCCGGCAGGTGCTCGCGCAGCCGCCAGGCGAACCGTTGAAAGCCTTGATTGGCGCGGGTTTCCTGCAACCGGGCCAGAACGGCCTGAGCTTCACGCATGACCGCGTGATGGAAGCCGCTTACGCGCTGACCGCCGAGCACGAGCGCCCCTCGCTGCATGCCCGCATTGCCCTGGCCATGCGCAAGGCTTGGCCAGAGTACCTGCACGAGGTGCTGTTCGAACTCGCCAGCCAGCTGCAACGCGCCAGCCCATGCGGGTTTGCAGCGGATGACTGCGAAGCGTTCCTGCAGCTTTTGCGCGAAGCCGCAGCACGCGCACGCGACGGCGGCGCCTTCGAGCAAGCCGCTGACTATCTGCACACCGCCGAGCAGTTGCTGCACCACTGTGCCTCGCGGGAAAGCCGCGCCACGCATGGCTTTGCCATCGCCTGCATGGCGACCGAGTGCGATATCCAGCTGTCGCGGACGGGCACCGCCGAGGCGCGCCTCACCGAGTGCCGCCAGCGCGCACGCTCGTTGCTGGACCAGGCACGAGCGTGCCGGCTGCAGGCGCTGCTGCAAACCCTGCGCGGCGACTATCAGGCGGCTATCGACAGCGCCCTGTCCGGCCTGGACTTGCTGGGTATGAGCCCGGTACGGGGCGTCGATTGGCAACAGGTCGAGGCCAGTCATGCCCAGGTACAGGCTTTGGTCGAACAACAAGGCCGGCATTGCCTGGAATCGCTGCCGCGCACCGACTCGGAGGAGGTAACGGTTGCGATCAGCCTGCTGGCCACGCTGTCATCATCGTTTTTCGTGAAGGACGACATCTGCTTCCTGCACCTGGCCAAACTCATGGAGATATCGCTGCTGCACGGCGTTGCCCCAGGCAGTACCTACGGCATGGCCTGGTATGGGGTAATGATTGCCGAGCGGTTCGGCGCTTACCATGACGGCCATGCCTGCTGCCTGGCCGCGCTCAAGCTGATCGAACGGCACGGTTTCGAGGCTGACTTGACCAGCGTGCTGCTGGCCCTGGACCAGGTCAGCGCCTGGACTTCGCCCATGGAGTTCGCCCGCCGCACTGCGCTGGATGCGGTCGATTCAGCGCGCCTGAGCGGCGATCTGGCAATGAGCTGCTATGCCTGCAACCACCTGGTTTCCGACTCGCTGTTCATGGGCCGCTATCTGCCGGAAGTGATCGACGAAGTGGCGCAAGGCCTGGCCACCGTGCGCCGCCACGGCTACCGCGATGTCGAACAGATCCTGCAGGCCCAGCAAGCGGTCGTCGCCACCCTGAGCGGCATGCCCTGCCCGGCCTCGGCTAGCCCGTCGAAATCGCCCACCACGCGGTTCTTCCAGCACCTGTTCAGCGGCATGGGCGCCTTCTACATGGGCAATATTGCGCAGGCCATGCGCAACCTGGCACTGGCCGCTGACAACGCGTGGGCAGCACCGGCGCATATCAACCTGGCCGACTACCACTTGTTCCGCGGCTTGGCCCTGGGCAGCCCGGAGGCACCCGGCTGCCTGGCCGACAAGCTGCGCGAGCTGCAGGCCGTGCGTGAACGCTTCAGCCGTTGGGCCGGATTCAACCCGGCCACCTTCCGCAACAAGCTGCTGCTGGTCGAAGGCGTGATCGCCAAGCTCGAAGGCGACGGCCTGGCCGCGATCCGCTGCTTCGACCAGGCGCAGATCGCTGCCACCGCCGCCGGCTTCATCCACGAGCAGGCGCTGGCCCATGAACAACTGGCCGAGGTGTGCATCCCCAGCGGCCTGATTTCCGGCGCCAACCTGCACCTGCGAATCGCCCGCGACTGCTTCCATATCTGGGGCGCGACCGGCAAGGTGCACCAGCTGGAGACGCTGCACCCGTTCCTGCGCACCCAGCCAATCCAGGAGACCTATCGCGCCACCCAGCAGGCCAAGCTGGACCTGGAAGCCGGCATCGAAGCCGCGCGCGCGCTGTCCGAGGAAGTGCTGCTCGAAGGCCTGATCGAAACCCTGATGGGCCACCTGACCCAGCACTCCGGCGCCGATCATGGTGTGTTGCTGATCGTCAGCGGCGCCGAGTTCCAGATGGCCGCCCTCGCCTACATCGACGATGACGGGTTGCACGTGAGCATGGACAATTGCCAGAAGTTCATGACCCAGGCGCCGCTGTCGGTCATCAACGCCACCATGCGCACCCGCAAGCCGCTGGTACTCAACGATGCGCTCAGCGATTGCCCGGAGGCTTTCCGCCAGCAGTTGCAGGCGCGCAATGCCCGCTCGGTGCTGTGCCTGCCACTGGTAATCCAGGGCGTGCTGATCGGCCTGGTGTACCTGGAAAACCGCCTGGTGCCGAACCTGTTCGGCAGCCAGCGCCTGGCCATGCTGGAAATCCTCGCCTCACAGGCAGCGGTGTCGCTGCAAACCGCCAAGTTCTATACCCGCCTGGCCGAAGACAACCAGACCCGCGCCCAGATGGAAGCCGAACTGCGCCGCTCGCGGGCCGAGCTGGCGCGCAGCGCGCACCTGCAGGTGATGAACGAGCTGTCGGCATCCATCGCCCACGAAATCAGCCAGCCGCTGCTGGGTATCGCTTCCAACGCCGCAGCCAGCCTGCGCTGGCTGAAACGCGCCAAACCCGACCTGGAAGAAGCGATTGCCGGCCTGGAAGACATCCGCAATGACAGCGAACGGGCCGCCAACATCGTGCGGGCGTTGCGGGCGCTGGCCAAGCAGTCGCCGATGCAACTCAAGGCGGTTAAGCTCGACGAGCTGATCCGCGAGGTGGTGCGCCTGACCTCGGCCGATGCCACCAGGAGCCGGGTCGACGTGCAGACACAGTTGCAGGCCGGGGTGTGCGTGATGGCAGACCCGGTGCAGTTGCAACAGCTGGTATTCAACCTGATCACCAATGCCCTGGAGGCGTTGGCGGGGTATCGCAGCGATGGGCTGCTGCGGATTGCCTCGGCGCTGGTCGAAGATGGCGTGGAGATCTGCGTGGACGACAATGGGCCGGGGATCGCTGCGGACGAGCGCGAGCGTGTCTTCGATGCGTTTCATACCACCAAGACCGGTGGCATGGGCATGGGTTTGGCGATCTGCAGCTCGGTGGCCCAGGCGCACGGCGGGCAGTTGCAGGCGCTGGTGTCGCAGCTGGGTGGCTGCCGGATTCGTTTCACCCTGCCGGTGAATCCTTCCTAG
- the ycaC gene encoding isochorismate family cysteine hydrolase YcaC: protein MSQPDYKRLNKDDAVVLLVDHQTGLISLVQDFSPNEFKNNVLALGDLAKFFGLPTILTTSFEQGPNGPLVPELKEMFPDAPYIARPGQINAWDNEDFVKAIKATGRKQLIIAGVVTDVCVAFPTLSALAEGFEVFVVTDASGTFNETVQQAAWVRMTQAGAQMMNWFSVACELHRDWRNDIEGLGNLLSQRIPNYRNLMNSYAALSSR, encoded by the coding sequence ATGAGCCAACCCGATTACAAGCGCTTGAACAAAGACGACGCCGTGGTGCTGCTGGTCGACCACCAGACCGGCCTGATCTCGCTGGTACAGGATTTCTCGCCCAACGAGTTCAAGAACAACGTGCTGGCGCTGGGCGACCTGGCCAAGTTCTTCGGCCTGCCGACCATCCTCACCACCAGCTTCGAGCAAGGCCCGAACGGCCCGCTGGTGCCCGAGCTGAAAGAAATGTTCCCGGACGCGCCGTACATCGCCCGCCCAGGCCAGATCAACGCCTGGGATAACGAAGACTTCGTCAAGGCAATCAAGGCCACTGGCCGCAAGCAGCTGATCATCGCCGGTGTGGTGACCGATGTGTGCGTGGCTTTCCCGACCCTGTCGGCGCTGGCGGAAGGCTTTGAAGTGTTCGTGGTGACCGATGCCTCGGGTACCTTCAACGAGACCGTGCAGCAGGCGGCCTGGGTGCGCATGACCCAGGCGGGTGCGCAGATGATGAACTGGTTCTCGGTGGCCTGTGAGCTGCATCGCGACTGGCGCAACGACATCGAAGGGCTGGGCAACCTGCTGTCGCAGCGCATCCCCAACTACCGCAACCTGATGAACAGCTATGCGGCCTTGAGCTCGCGTTGA
- a CDS encoding helix-turn-helix domain-containing protein codes for MHPGTPEAPLQTPGALTPARLRRAKELMLHSPLSIIEIATVCNLTRSHFSRAFKVATGLSPQAWRLLARMEKAKRLLATEAPITHVSLECGFCDQAHFTRAFSRLVGQPPKAWRQAQVLS; via the coding sequence ATGCACCCTGGGACGCCCGAAGCGCCGCTGCAAACCCCCGGCGCACTAACGCCCGCGCGGCTGCGCCGGGCCAAGGAACTGATGTTGCACAGCCCGTTGTCGATCATCGAGATCGCCACGGTATGCAACCTCACCCGCAGCCATTTCTCCCGCGCGTTCAAAGTAGCTACCGGCCTGTCGCCCCAGGCCTGGCGCCTGCTGGCGCGCATGGAAAAGGCCAAGCGCCTGCTCGCCACCGAGGCGCCCATCACCCACGTGAGCCTGGAATGCGGCTTTTGCGACCAGGCCCATTTCACCCGCGCCTTCAGCCGTCTGGTCGGCCAGCCGCCGAAGGCCTGGCGTCAGGCGCAGGTACTTTCTTAA
- a CDS encoding GlxA family transcriptional regulator translates to MQEKPAHRTVAMVLFNDMLLLDVTGPMDAFAIANRFLPAERQYRLLTLAEGPAAVRGSCGLKVLADRRLEDLPESVDLLLVPGGPGAYDIALPGIEHWLPQAVRRARRFGAICTGVFLLGRAGLLDGYRCTTHWNYVERLAQAFPQAKVETEQIYVIDRCLITSGGITAGIDLALAVVAEDHGKALALDVAKVLLVARHRQGGQTPYGPLLAAVPRDDSPIARVQAYIVDHIEQAFTVQKMADLVAMSGRNFARTFQREVGITPLQYLQNARIDRARKLLEGSDLPLKVVAARCGFGSDRHMRKVFCERIGMTPAQYRAQFGGGE, encoded by the coding sequence ATGCAGGAAAAACCCGCCCACCGCACCGTGGCCATGGTGCTGTTCAACGATATGTTGCTGCTGGATGTCACCGGCCCCATGGATGCATTCGCCATTGCCAACCGGTTCCTGCCTGCAGAACGGCAGTACCGGCTGCTGACCTTGGCCGAGGGACCAGCAGCGGTGCGTGGCTCATGCGGCCTGAAAGTGCTGGCTGACCGGCGCCTGGAAGACCTGCCGGAATCCGTCGACCTGCTGCTGGTGCCTGGCGGCCCGGGGGCCTATGACATCGCGCTGCCCGGGATCGAGCACTGGCTGCCCCAGGCCGTGCGCCGGGCCAGGCGCTTCGGCGCCATCTGTACCGGCGTGTTCCTGCTGGGGCGGGCCGGGCTGCTGGATGGCTATCGCTGCACCACCCACTGGAACTACGTAGAGCGCCTGGCCCAGGCGTTTCCCCAGGCCAAGGTCGAAACCGAGCAGATCTATGTGATCGACCGTTGCCTGATCACGTCGGGCGGCATCACCGCAGGTATCGACCTGGCATTGGCGGTGGTCGCCGAAGATCACGGCAAGGCGCTGGCCCTGGACGTGGCCAAAGTGCTGCTGGTCGCCCGTCATCGCCAGGGCGGGCAAACGCCCTATGGGCCGTTGCTGGCGGCGGTGCCGCGGGATGACTCGCCGATTGCCCGGGTACAGGCATACATCGTCGACCATATCGAGCAGGCGTTCACCGTGCAGAAGATGGCCGACCTGGTGGCCATGAGTGGGCGCAACTTTGCCCGCACGTTCCAGCGCGAGGTGGGCATCACGCCGTTGCAGTACCTGCAGAACGCGCGCATCGACCGCGCGCGCAAGTTGCTGGAAGGCAGTGACCTGCCATTGAAGGTGGTGGCAGCACGGTGCGGGTTTGGCAGCGACCGGCACATGCGCAAGGTGTTCTGTGAACGGATTGGCATGACGCCGGCGCAGTATCGGGCACAGTTTGGTGGCGGTGAATAG
- a CDS encoding monovalent cation:proton antiporter-2 (CPA2) family protein translates to MPHEGSLLQTAVIFLLAAVLAVPLAKRLQLGAVLGYLLAGVIIGPQALGLIRDTESVAHISELGVVLLLFIIGLELSPKRLWLMRKAVFGVGTAQVLLTGAVIGAIALFGFSQTLPAAIVLGLGLALSSTALGLQSLAESKQLNAPHGRLAFAILLFQDIAAIPLIALVPLLAASGPDTSGGDSLGHGLKVFASIAVVIVGGRYLLRPVFRAVARTRLPEVSTATALLVVIGTAWLMEQAGISMALGAFLAGLLLADSEYRHELESQIEPFKGLLLGLFFISVGMGANLRLLLEMPLVLLGLTLLLVAVKLVLLIGVGRLAGGLSSASALRLGMVLAAGGEFAFVVFKLGKDQGLFDTQTYDLLLMTITLSMAITPLLMIGCARALKRPQAVREVPEQYKQIQTDTPRVVIVGMGRMGQIVARILRAQKIPFIALETSVDTIEMTRMFEQVPVFYGDPLRPEVLHAAKVGEAEYFIITIDDPEAAIHTAERVKRLYPHLKVLARARNRQHVHKLVDAGAEPIRETFYSSLEMTRRALVGLGLSDEQAADRIERFTQHDEEVLVAQGQVRDDRAKVMQTAKEARVELERLFASDAD, encoded by the coding sequence ATGCCACACGAAGGCAGCCTTCTGCAAACCGCCGTGATCTTCCTGCTCGCGGCGGTCCTCGCTGTCCCCCTGGCCAAGCGCCTGCAGCTGGGGGCCGTGCTCGGCTACCTGCTTGCCGGGGTGATCATCGGCCCGCAGGCACTCGGCCTGATCCGCGATACCGAAAGCGTGGCGCACATTTCCGAACTGGGCGTGGTCTTGCTGCTGTTCATCATCGGCCTGGAACTGTCGCCCAAGCGCTTGTGGCTGATGCGCAAGGCGGTGTTCGGTGTCGGTACCGCCCAGGTGCTGCTGACCGGCGCAGTGATCGGCGCCATCGCCCTGTTCGGCTTCAGCCAGACGCTACCGGCAGCCATCGTGCTCGGCCTGGGCCTGGCCTTGTCGTCCACCGCCCTCGGCCTGCAGAGCCTGGCCGAGAGCAAGCAGCTCAACGCGCCACACGGCCGCCTGGCGTTCGCCATCCTGCTGTTCCAGGACATTGCCGCGATCCCGCTGATTGCCCTGGTCCCGCTGCTGGCCGCCAGCGGTCCGGACACCAGCGGTGGCGATAGCCTGGGGCATGGCCTGAAGGTGTTCGCCAGCATCGCCGTGGTCATCGTCGGTGGCCGTTACCTGCTGCGCCCGGTATTTCGCGCCGTGGCCCGCACGCGCCTGCCGGAAGTGTCCACGGCCACCGCATTGCTGGTGGTGATCGGCACCGCCTGGCTGATGGAACAAGCCGGTATCTCCATGGCCCTGGGTGCGTTCCTTGCCGGCCTGCTGTTGGCCGATTCGGAGTACCGCCACGAGCTGGAATCGCAGATCGAACCGTTCAAGGGCCTGCTGCTGGGGCTGTTCTTCATCAGCGTCGGCATGGGGGCCAACCTGCGCCTGCTGCTGGAGATGCCGTTGGTGCTGCTGGGCCTGACCCTGTTGCTGGTGGCGGTGAAGCTGGTGCTGCTGATCGGCGTCGGCCGTCTGGCCGGTGGCCTGAGCAGCGCCAGTGCGCTGCGCCTGGGCATGGTGCTGGCCGCAGGTGGCGAGTTCGCCTTCGTGGTGTTCAAGCTGGGCAAGGACCAGGGCCTGTTCGATACCCAGACCTACGACCTGCTGTTGATGACCATCACCCTGTCGATGGCGATTACCCCGCTGTTGATGATTGGCTGCGCCCGCGCCCTCAAGCGCCCGCAAGCGGTGCGTGAAGTGCCTGAGCAGTACAAGCAGATCCAGACCGACACGCCACGGGTGGTGATCGTCGGCATGGGCCGCATGGGCCAGATCGTCGCGCGCATCCTGCGCGCCCAGAAGATCCCGTTCATTGCCCTGGAAACATCGGTGGACACCATCGAGATGACGCGCATGTTCGAACAGGTGCCGGTGTTCTACGGCGACCCGCTGCGGCCTGAGGTGCTGCATGCGGCCAAGGTGGGTGAGGCGGAGTATTTCATCATCACCATCGATGATCCGGAGGCCGCCATCCATACGGCAGAGCGGGTCAAACGCCTGTACCCGCACCTGAAAGTGCTCGCCCGAGCGCGTAACCGCCAGCATGTGCACAAACTCGTGGATGCCGGTGCCGAACCGATTCGCGAGACGTTCTACTCCAGTCTCGAGATGACCCGCCGGGCATTGGTGGGGTTGGGCTTGAGCGACGAACAGGCGGCAGACCGCATCGAGCGGTTTACCCAGCATGACGAAGAGGTGCTGGTGGCCCAGGGGCAGGTGCGCGATGACCGGGCCAAGGTAATGCAGACGGCCAAGGAGGCGCGGGTGGAGTTGGAGCGGTTGTTTGCTTCGGATGCGGATTGA
- a CDS encoding PBECR2 nuclease fold domain-containing protein has protein sequence MGDVRIQRSCLYHIFEKRQDARERYVKVALDTLLGPFEIWQVAYTNRTHRLAFIGVYETKRQRLVVVTLDRGKMLWNFMQCDAKALNKHRHGKLLYKRYTFLASNEKGHCHQWPYVRA, from the coding sequence ATGGGTGATGTTCGGATTCAGCGGAGCTGTCTCTATCACATCTTCGAAAAGCGGCAAGACGCCCGAGAACGCTATGTGAAAGTAGCGCTGGATACGCTGCTCGGACCATTTGAGATCTGGCAGGTCGCCTACACCAATCGCACCCACAGGCTGGCCTTCATTGGCGTCTACGAAACCAAGCGGCAGAGGCTGGTGGTCGTGACGCTCGATAGAGGCAAAATGCTGTGGAATTTCATGCAATGCGATGCAAAGGCACTGAACAAGCATCGCCACGGTAAGCTGCTTTACAAGCGGTACACCTTTCTGGCGAGCAACGAAAAGGGCCACTGTCACCAGTGGCCCTATGTCCGTGCTTGA
- the ycaC gene encoding isochorismate family cysteine hydrolase YcaC has protein sequence MSKFTYNRLNKDDAAVLLVDHQAGLLSLVRDIEPDAFKNNVLALADLAKFFNLPTILTTSFEQGPNGPLVPELKALFPDAPYIARPGQINAWDNEDFVKAVKATGKKQLIIAGVVTEVCVAFPALSALEEEFEVFVVTDASGTFNSMTRDAAHDRMSQAGAQLMTWFGVACELHRDWRNDIEGLAALCSNHIPDYRNLITSYNALTAAK, from the coding sequence ATGAGCAAATTCACCTACAACCGCCTGAACAAAGACGACGCCGCTGTCCTGCTGGTCGACCACCAGGCTGGCCTGCTGTCGCTGGTGCGTGACATCGAGCCGGACGCGTTCAAGAACAACGTGCTGGCGCTGGCCGACCTGGCCAAGTTCTTCAACCTGCCGACCATCCTCACCACCAGCTTCGAGCAAGGCCCCAACGGCCCGCTGGTTCCCGAGCTGAAAGCGCTGTTCCCAGATGCCCCGTACATCGCCCGCCCAGGCCAGATCAACGCCTGGGACAACGAAGACTTCGTCAAGGCAGTGAAGGCCACCGGCAAGAAGCAGCTGATCATCGCCGGCGTGGTGACCGAGGTCTGTGTGGCCTTCCCGGCGCTGTCGGCCTTGGAAGAAGAGTTCGAAGTGTTCGTGGTGACCGACGCATCTGGCACCTTCAACTCCATGACCCGCGACGCCGCCCACGACCGCATGAGCCAGGCCGGTGCACAGCTGATGACCTGGTTCGGCGTGGCCTGTGAACTGCACCGCGACTGGCGCAACGACATTGAAGGGCTGGCGGCGCTGTGCTCCAACCATATTCCGGACTATCGCAATCTGATTACCAGCTATAACGCTCTGACTGCGGCTAAGTAA
- a CDS encoding LysR substrate-binding domain-containing protein → MEDLNSLYYFTQVVEHGGFAPAGRALDMPKSKLSRRIADLEDRLGVRLLHRTSRHCSLTEIGQAYYNRCLAMRVEAEGAAEIIERNRSEPRGLVRISCPTTLLNSWVGPMLTRYMLKYPQVELFIESTNRRVDLLHEGFDVALRVRFPPLENTDMVMKVLSNSTQCLVGQPQYLEQLPKGFDPQLLGTLPSLHWGSAQREYHWELFQGEDTSHSIVIPHTPRMVTDDLFALRHFVVAGVGIAHLPRVAVREDLVAGRLVELLPGWHPRCGIVHAIFPSRRGLLPSVRALIDHLAEEFAISDMA, encoded by the coding sequence TTGGAAGACCTTAACTCCCTCTACTACTTCACCCAGGTAGTCGAGCATGGCGGTTTCGCCCCGGCCGGGCGGGCGCTGGACATGCCCAAGTCAAAGCTCAGCCGGCGCATCGCCGACCTTGAAGACCGCCTGGGCGTGCGCCTGCTGCACCGCACCAGCCGCCATTGTTCGCTCACCGAGATCGGCCAGGCCTACTACAACCGCTGCCTGGCCATGCGCGTGGAAGCCGAGGGCGCGGCGGAGATCATCGAACGCAACCGCAGCGAACCGCGCGGCCTGGTACGCATCAGCTGCCCGACGACCCTGCTCAACTCCTGGGTCGGGCCGATGCTGACCCGCTACATGCTCAAGTACCCGCAGGTGGAACTGTTCATCGAGAGCACCAACCGCCGCGTCGACCTGCTGCACGAAGGTTTCGACGTCGCTCTGCGGGTGCGCTTCCCGCCACTGGAAAACACCGACATGGTGATGAAGGTGCTGAGCAACAGTACCCAATGCCTGGTCGGCCAGCCGCAGTATCTGGAGCAACTGCCCAAAGGCTTCGACCCGCAACTGCTCGGCACGCTGCCCAGCCTGCACTGGGGCAGCGCCCAGCGCGAATACCACTGGGAGCTGTTCCAGGGCGAGGACACCAGCCACAGTATCGTCATCCCGCATACGCCCCGCATGGTCACCGACGACCTGTTCGCACTGCGTCATTTCGTCGTCGCCGGCGTGGGCATCGCGCACCTGCCGCGGGTGGCGGTGCGCGAGGACCTGGTGGCCGGGCGGCTGGTGGAGCTGTTGCCGGGTTGGCACCCGCGCTGCGGCATTGTGCACGCGATCTTCCCGTCGCGGCGCGGTTTGCTGCCCTCGGTACGGGCCTTGATCGATCACCTGGCCGAGGAGTTCGCCATCAGCGACATGGCTTGA